The proteins below come from a single Vibrio cyclitrophicus genomic window:
- a CDS encoding DEAD/DEAH box helicase produces MSESVIQFNELALNDNILSALDSMGFVSPTPIQAAAIPLLLEGRDALGKAQTGTGKTAAFSLPLLNKINLNQHKPQAIIMAPTRELAIQVAAEIKNLGRDINGLKVLEIYGGASIVDQMRALSRGAHIVVGTPGRVKDLLTRDRLHLDEAHTFVLDEADEMLKMGFVDDVTWILEQAPETAQRVLFSATMPPMVKTIVDRYLRNPARVDVAGTNHTVDKVAQNFWVVKGVEKDEAMSRLLETEETDASIVFVRTRQDTERLADWLSARGFKAAALHGDIPQSLRERTVDHIKQGVIDILVATDVVARGLDVPRITHVFNYDIPFDVESYIHRIGRTGRAGRKGKAILLVRTNQIRMLRTIERVTKSSMEEIQLPLRDQVAAARVAKLGAELETEKESKALENFAGLISTLQESLEVDAATLAAMLLKRQQGKSPLFYVGEDPMIAAIERDKNRRKERREDRDNGRDGGGRNFNTQDWDTYQLQVGREQGVQVKDIVGALANELGLTKGSIGAIKLDQGSTYVQLPKAMNSETAGKLSKLRIRQKEAGAVVVDFNDFREPRRGGGGRDGNRGGRGGRDGGGYRGNREGGNREGGNREGGNGGRGGYRGNRDGARDGNSAGGRDGERRFDRNRGGDHRGNFRGERGHGNANGGNRGRRPERSEG; encoded by the coding sequence ATGTCCGAATCTGTAATTCAATTTAATGAATTAGCCCTAAACGATAACATTCTTTCAGCTCTTGATAGCATGGGTTTCGTTTCTCCAACTCCAATCCAAGCAGCAGCTATTCCTCTTCTTCTTGAAGGCCGTGACGCACTAGGTAAAGCACAGACTGGTACTGGTAAAACAGCAGCATTCTCTCTGCCTTTGCTTAACAAAATCAACCTGAACCAACACAAACCACAAGCAATCATCATGGCTCCTACTCGTGAGCTAGCGATTCAAGTTGCTGCAGAAATCAAAAACTTAGGTCGTGACATCAACGGTCTTAAAGTTCTTGAAATCTATGGCGGTGCTTCAATTGTTGACCAAATGCGTGCTCTAAGCCGCGGTGCTCACATTGTTGTTGGTACTCCAGGTCGTGTTAAAGATTTACTAACTCGTGACCGTCTACACCTAGATGAAGCGCACACATTTGTTCTTGATGAAGCAGATGAAATGCTAAAAATGGGTTTTGTAGATGACGTTACTTGGATTCTTGAGCAAGCTCCAGAAACTGCACAACGTGTACTTTTCTCTGCAACTATGCCTCCAATGGTTAAGACTATTGTTGACCGTTACCTACGTAACCCTGCACGAGTTGACGTTGCTGGTACTAACCACACAGTTGACAAAGTAGCGCAGAATTTCTGGGTTGTTAAAGGCGTAGAAAAAGACGAAGCAATGTCTCGTCTTCTAGAAACTGAAGAAACTGACGCGTCAATCGTATTCGTACGTACTCGTCAAGACACTGAGCGTCTAGCTGATTGGCTATCTGCACGTGGCTTCAAGGCTGCTGCACTGCACGGTGATATTCCTCAGTCTTTACGTGAGCGCACTGTTGATCACATCAAACAAGGTGTTATCGATATCCTAGTTGCAACTGACGTTGTAGCTCGTGGTCTTGATGTTCCACGTATCACTCACGTATTTAACTACGACATCCCATTCGATGTTGAATCTTACATTCACCGTATTGGTCGTACAGGCCGTGCTGGACGTAAAGGTAAAGCGATCCTACTAGTTCGCACAAACCAAATCCGTATGCTTCGCACTATCGAGCGCGTGACTAAGTCATCTATGGAAGAAATCCAACTTCCTCTACGTGACCAAGTTGCTGCTGCACGTGTTGCTAAGCTTGGCGCTGAACTTGAAACAGAGAAAGAAAGCAAAGCACTAGAAAACTTTGCAGGTCTTATCTCTACTCTTCAAGAATCTCTAGAAGTTGATGCTGCTACTCTAGCTGCAATGCTTCTTAAACGTCAGCAAGGTAAGAGCCCACTATTCTACGTTGGCGAAGACCCAATGATTGCTGCTATTGAGCGTGATAAGAATCGTCGTAAAGAGCGTCGTGAAGATCGTGATAACGGCCGTGACGGTGGTGGTCGCAACTTCAATACGCAAGATTGGGATACTTACCAATTACAAGTTGGCCGTGAGCAAGGTGTTCAGGTTAAAGACATTGTTGGCGCACTAGCAAACGAACTTGGCCTAACTAAAGGTTCTATCGGTGCTATCAAGCTTGACCAAGGTTCTACTTACGTTCAACTGCCAAAAGCAATGAACTCTGAAACTGCTGGTAAGCTAAGCAAACTTCGTATTCGCCAAAAAGAAGCTGGCGCTGTAGTTGTTGATTTCAATGACTTCCGTGAGCCTCGTCGTGGCGGCGGTGGTCGTGATGGCAACCGTGGCGGTCGTGGCGGTCGTGATGGCGGCGGCTACCGTGGTAATCGTGAAGGCGGTAATCGCGAAGGTGGTAACCGTGAAGGTGGCAATGGCGGTCGTGGTGGCTACCGTGGCAACCGTGACGGTGCACGTGATGGTAACTCTGCTGGTGGTCGTGATGGCGAACGTCGCTTTGACCGTAACCGTGGTGGCGATCACCGTGGTAACTTCCGTGGCGAACGTGGTCATGGTAACGCTAATGGCGGCAACCGTGGTCGTCGTCCAGAGCGCAGCGAAGGTTAA
- a CDS encoding phosphate ABC transporter substrate-binding protein codes for MLRVALASLLSLALSSHAAFAQETNISGSTSVARVMDVLAEEYNKTHPDNYIAVQGIGSTAGITMVNKGVSEIGMSSRYLTNREQNEKLKVFPIAFDGLAVVTNRSNAVNNVTREQLFDIYKGKITNWKEVGGADQPIAVVTREASSGSRYSFESLLGLTQIINDRLVSDINPNNLVVNSNSMVKTIVNHNPHAIGFISVGSIDRSIKAITFEGVEPTSKNIANHSYELARPFLLLHKSDSVSDESKDFIKFVKSKQGQDLIEEYGYTRIK; via the coding sequence ATGTTACGAGTCGCGCTAGCCTCTCTTTTATCCTTAGCCCTGTCTTCTCATGCTGCTTTTGCACAAGAAACCAATATTTCGGGCTCCACTTCTGTAGCGCGAGTTATGGATGTATTAGCAGAGGAGTACAACAAGACTCACCCTGACAACTATATTGCAGTTCAGGGTATTGGCTCTACAGCCGGGATTACGATGGTGAATAAAGGTGTATCTGAGATCGGTATGAGCTCACGCTACTTAACCAACCGTGAGCAGAACGAAAAATTGAAGGTGTTCCCAATCGCCTTTGACGGTCTAGCGGTTGTAACCAATCGTTCAAATGCTGTAAATAACGTTACCCGTGAGCAATTGTTTGATATCTACAAAGGCAAAATAACGAACTGGAAAGAAGTCGGCGGTGCAGATCAACCTATCGCGGTTGTAACTCGTGAAGCATCTTCCGGATCTCGTTATAGCTTCGAAAGCTTGCTTGGTTTAACTCAAATCATTAACGACCGTCTAGTGTCTGATATCAATCCAAATAACTTGGTTGTAAACAGTAATAGCATGGTAAAAACGATTGTTAACCATAACCCACATGCTATTGGTTTTATCTCTGTTGGTTCTATCGATCGTTCGATCAAAGCGATCACCTTTGAAGGCGTTGAGCCAACCTCAAAGAACATTGCTAACCACAGCTATGAATTGGCTCGCCCATTCTTATTACTACACAAATCAGACTCTGTTTCTGACGAGAGTAAAGATTTCATTAAATTCGTGAAGTCAAAACAAGGGCAAGATCTTATCGAAGAGTACGGTTATACACGTATTAAGTAA
- the rnb gene encoding exoribonuclease II: MFQDNPLLAQLKQQIQETLPKKEGTIKATEKGFGFLEVDSKTSFFIPPPYMKKCVHGDKVIAIIRTEKEREVAEPEELVEQGLTRFIARVKLFKGRLNVVPDHPQLKKLQLKAKAKKGLNPETLKEGDWVVAHIVQHPLKGDNGFLAQISEKITDADDKIAPWWVTLAQNDLPNSEPEGIDNWQINDDADLERVDMTHVPFVTIDGESTKDMDDALYAKKKENGDFELTIAIADPTAYISPDDSMDKVARERGFTIYLPGRNIPMLPRDLADNLCSLIENEVRPALCCTVTVSKDGVIGDDINFFAANIKSHARLAYDHVSDWLETGTSEKWQPSEEIAVIVSDLHQFAQARSAWRSTNAVVFPDRPDYRFELSEDNDVVAIHADMRRSANKLVEESMISANICAGRVLKESFNQGVFNCHSGFKAEKLADVLELVNPEAETPFTEEQIVSLEGFATLRRWLGSLDNSYYDNRIRKFQAYSEISNEPAPHYAMGLDIYATWTSPIRKYGDMINHRMLKAHILGKAPIQTPDETIGDELALHRRHHGMAERNVGDWLYARTLANAPANETRFQAEIFDINRAGMRVRLLENGAAAFIPGSLIIDNKERIECNSDLGTVSIDKEMVYKLGDVLEVVLSEVNQENRNLVAKPTQVFADLPSEPETTNETEA; this comes from the coding sequence ATGTTTCAAGATAATCCTCTACTCGCTCAGCTAAAACAGCAAATCCAAGAAACCCTCCCTAAAAAGGAAGGTACGATCAAAGCCACTGAAAAAGGGTTTGGTTTTCTCGAAGTCGATAGCAAAACAAGCTTCTTCATTCCGCCTCCATATATGAAAAAATGTGTACACGGCGACAAAGTCATTGCAATCATTCGTACAGAGAAAGAACGCGAAGTAGCCGAACCAGAGGAATTGGTTGAACAAGGTCTTACTCGCTTCATCGCACGAGTGAAGCTTTTCAAAGGTCGATTGAACGTTGTTCCTGATCACCCGCAACTGAAAAAGCTGCAACTAAAAGCAAAAGCTAAGAAAGGCTTAAACCCTGAAACGCTAAAAGAAGGCGACTGGGTTGTCGCTCACATCGTTCAACACCCATTAAAAGGTGATAACGGTTTCTTAGCTCAGATCTCAGAGAAAATCACCGATGCCGATGACAAAATCGCGCCTTGGTGGGTAACGTTGGCACAAAACGACCTACCAAACAGCGAACCTGAAGGCATCGACAACTGGCAAATCAACGATGACGCAGATCTTGAACGCGTAGACATGACGCACGTACCTTTTGTGACCATTGATGGTGAAAGCACGAAAGATATGGACGATGCCCTTTACGCCAAGAAGAAAGAGAACGGTGATTTTGAACTGACTATCGCGATTGCTGATCCAACGGCTTACATCTCTCCAGATGATTCTATGGATAAAGTCGCTCGTGAACGTGGCTTCACGATTTACCTACCAGGTCGTAACATCCCAATGTTGCCTCGTGACTTGGCTGACAACTTATGTTCGCTAATAGAGAACGAAGTTCGCCCTGCACTTTGCTGCACAGTAACAGTGTCTAAAGACGGTGTTATCGGTGATGACATTAACTTCTTCGCTGCGAACATCAAATCTCACGCGCGTCTTGCTTACGATCACGTATCTGACTGGCTAGAAACAGGCACATCAGAGAAATGGCAGCCATCAGAAGAGATCGCTGTGATTGTTTCTGACCTCCACCAATTTGCACAAGCACGTTCAGCATGGCGCTCTACAAACGCTGTTGTGTTCCCAGACCGCCCTGACTACCGCTTTGAGCTTAGCGAAGATAACGATGTTGTCGCTATTCACGCAGACATGCGTCGCAGTGCAAACAAGTTAGTTGAAGAATCAATGATCAGCGCGAACATCTGTGCAGGCCGAGTACTAAAAGAAAGCTTTAACCAAGGTGTGTTTAACTGTCACTCTGGATTTAAAGCAGAGAAATTAGCAGATGTTCTAGAACTGGTTAATCCAGAAGCCGAAACACCATTTACAGAAGAGCAGATCGTTTCTCTAGAAGGCTTCGCAACTTTGCGTCGTTGGTTAGGTTCTTTAGACAACAGCTACTACGACAACCGTATTCGTAAATTCCAAGCGTACAGCGAGATCAGCAATGAACCTGCGCCACACTACGCTATGGGTTTAGACATTTACGCAACTTGGACTTCTCCAATTCGTAAATACGGTGACATGATTAACCACCGCATGCTTAAAGCACACATCCTAGGTAAAGCGCCAATTCAAACGCCAGATGAAACGATTGGTGATGAACTTGCTCTGCACCGTCGTCACCACGGTATGGCTGAACGTAATGTGGGCGATTGGTTGTATGCTCGCACTCTAGCAAACGCTCCGGCAAACGAAACTCGCTTCCAAGCTGAGATCTTCGATATTAACCGTGCTGGCATGCGTGTTCGCCTACTTGAGAATGGTGCTGCCGCGTTTATCCCTGGCTCTCTCATTATTGATAATAAAGAGAGAATCGAGTGCAACAGTGATTTGGGTACTGTATCTATCGATAAAGAAATGGTATACAAACTGGGAGACGTTTTAGAAGTAGTTCTCTCAGAAGTTAATCAGGAAAACCGTAACTTAGTAGCAAAGCCTACTCAAGTTTTTGCGGACTTGCCTAGCGAGCCTGAAACGACAAATGAAACCGAAGCTTAA
- a CDS encoding helix-turn-helix domain-containing protein, producing MSSITVTQFRNFIPRKRERYPASKNGIFIVSKGSISFTLPNGNEASLQAGDFTLYNSGQIKDVNINTENGEFSATCLDFDLTIFQKFINQFSDLESTRIPDKYIKFNKTDTDICHLKELILSLANAPTQNDYALTQLGLSLLSLMVEQYPALLMIIARASSLTVTQKVIHYIEQNIENNISLDTLASYMGMSPATLKRRLSAEDLSFSNLLKIKRIAHAATQLRTSNKSITQIAYESGFKSAAHFSTAFKTYHGKTPKDFRSLITQAQMQNMKPQV from the coding sequence ATGTCATCGATTACAGTTACTCAATTCAGAAACTTTATTCCCAGGAAACGTGAACGTTACCCTGCCTCTAAAAACGGTATCTTCATCGTATCCAAAGGCAGCATCTCTTTTACGCTGCCTAATGGCAACGAGGCTTCGTTGCAAGCAGGCGATTTCACTCTTTACAATTCAGGACAGATTAAAGACGTCAATATAAATACTGAAAATGGTGAATTCAGTGCGACTTGTTTAGATTTTGATTTAACTATTTTTCAGAAGTTCATTAATCAGTTTAGTGATTTAGAATCCACCCGGATCCCAGATAAATACATTAAGTTCAACAAAACTGACACGGATATATGTCACTTAAAAGAACTCATCCTTTCCCTTGCTAATGCACCAACTCAAAACGACTATGCTCTCACCCAATTAGGTTTAAGCCTATTGTCGCTGATGGTAGAGCAATACCCGGCTTTACTCATGATTATCGCTCGTGCTTCTAGCTTGACCGTGACACAAAAGGTCATCCATTACATTGAACAGAACATAGAAAATAATATCTCTCTCGATACTCTAGCCAGTTATATGGGGATGTCACCAGCCACACTTAAACGCCGTTTATCGGCCGAAGACCTTTCCTTTTCAAATCTCTTGAAAATAAAGCGCATTGCCCATGCTGCTACTCAGCTCAGAACATCGAACAAATCGATTACTCAAATCGCTTACGAATCTGGATTTAAAAGCGCGGCACACTTCAGTACCGCTTTTAAAACCTATCATGGCAAGACTCCAAAAGACTTCCGTTCATTGATTACACAAGCACAGATGCAAAACATGAAGCCGCAAGTTTAG
- a CDS encoding DUF3024 domain-containing protein has product MSVIHIELNRLLIGAERLCTSRNRSLPVELGKSLYEACEGGVLFSQAHYLLDSSHSDYTNDIACVTFDESLSCWLVTVPLEDDSESDSVNWGPYPYLAKSKDLDAILAEIEKDPKSYFWS; this is encoded by the coding sequence ATGTCCGTCATTCATATAGAACTGAATCGTCTTTTAATTGGGGCTGAACGGCTCTGTACTTCTCGCAATCGCAGTTTACCTGTGGAGCTAGGCAAATCCCTCTATGAAGCATGTGAGGGCGGTGTGCTGTTTTCTCAGGCGCATTATTTGCTTGACTCTTCCCACAGTGATTATACAAACGACATTGCCTGTGTGACTTTTGATGAATCGTTATCATGCTGGTTGGTCACGGTGCCGCTTGAGGATGATTCGGAAAGTGACTCTGTAAATTGGGGGCCTTATCCTTACCTCGCGAAATCAAAGGATCTTGATGCTATTCTGGCTGAAATAGAAAAAGATCCTAAATCGTACTTTTGGTCCTAA
- a CDS encoding MaoC family dehydratase — translation MKVIDLFKHRGDSMSSQHSEFMQWMSPALRDYWGDFLNRTQNSHFFAWVRDHHKPAVNEDAPEMPIEQPIVLKPEAQLVFDELKQQIGEVIHTGDWINVSQDRINQFGLVTEDMQWIHTEPSKAETDSPFKTTIAHGFLTLSLLPRLTDSVDPDKSQFPTAKMVVNIGLNQVRFPYPVKSGSNVRAKSTLTKVTPIKKGLEIEREIRVEIEGVRRPGAVIVSVIQLHF, via the coding sequence ATGAAAGTCATTGATTTATTTAAACACCGAGGCGATAGCATGTCTTCGCAACACTCAGAGTTTATGCAATGGATGTCTCCAGCTCTTAGAGATTACTGGGGCGACTTTCTAAACCGTACGCAAAACAGCCATTTTTTCGCGTGGGTTCGTGATCACCACAAACCAGCGGTAAACGAAGATGCACCAGAGATGCCAATTGAGCAGCCAATCGTGCTAAAGCCCGAAGCACAACTTGTGTTTGATGAGCTTAAACAGCAGATTGGTGAAGTGATTCATACTGGTGACTGGATCAATGTTAGTCAAGACCGTATTAATCAATTCGGCCTTGTTACTGAAGATATGCAATGGATCCATACTGAACCTTCTAAAGCTGAAACAGACTCTCCGTTCAAAACAACCATCGCACATGGTTTTTTAACGTTATCGCTGCTTCCTCGATTGACAGACAGTGTTGACCCGGACAAATCTCAATTCCCAACAGCGAAGATGGTTGTAAACATTGGTCTTAACCAAGTACGTTTTCCATACCCTGTAAAGTCAGGTAGTAATGTTCGCGCTAAAAGTACGCTAACGAAAGTGACGCCAATTAAGAAAGGCTTAGAGATTGAACGCGAAATTCGTGTAGAAATCGAAGGTGTTCGTCGCCCTGGTGCTGTGATTGTTTCGGTAATCCAACTGCACTTTTAG